From the Eschrichtius robustus isolate mEscRob2 chromosome 3, mEscRob2.pri, whole genome shotgun sequence genome, the window GGGCCCGGGCCCGGTGCGTCCAGCAGGCGCCTGGCCAGCAGCGTGCGGCCCAGCGCGGCGGCCCAGTGCAGCGGCGTGAGGCCGGCCTCGCAGCACGCGTTCGCCGACGCCCCGCGCCGTAGGAGCAGCTCGGCCGCCCGCGAGGGCCCGTGCCAGGCGGCCTCGTGCAGCGGCGTGCGCCCCGCACGGTCTGCGGCTACGGCCCGGCCCCCGCGCTGCAGCAGGAGACGCACCAGCGGCACGTGGCCGCGCAGCACGGCCAGATGCAGCGGGGTCCTGCCCGCGCGGTCCCTGCGGGGCGGGGAGGGCGGCATGGGCGAGGGCAGGGGCACGGGGAAGAGACCTGCTACCTTTGCCCAGGAGGGAACCCTCTCCACCCCTCAAGGGACAGCTGCCTCCGTCTCCCACTGAAGGGACACCAgccaccacccctacccccacccccgtgGAGTACCGGTCCTGCCCCTGGGCTCACCTCTCCTCCACACTGGCCCCTTGCCGCAGCAGCTGAGTCACCAGGCCCACGTGACCCTTCCACACGGCCTGCAGCAGGCGCCCCCAGGCCTGTGGGGCGCTGGGCCCCTCTGTCCCAGCTCCTGGGGCCTCCTCGGAGCCCAGCTCCAACCACCGCAGTTCTTGCTCTGCCCCTGCCTCTGTCAGGTCCTGCTTCCGGGGCTCAGAGACCCTAGAGTCCATCTGGAAAGAACAGGAATCCAGCATGGATGCTGGAGGCCCAGGCTGGATCCAGCCCACTGTCCCCAGGCCGACAAGGACCCCTTATCTCCCCAGGGGAACCTGGCTACCACTTAGCCTTCTGACGGCCTTGGCTCTCAGCTACCCCCAAAGCGAGCCCACCCAGGGGCTCTGTCCTCCGGCTGGGGGTCCTCTACATGCCGTCCCGGCCCAGCCACAGCATGGTGGCCCTTTCATGAAACTCCCCCTGAAGTCACAGCGGTGGGGTATCTGCTCCCAGAAGGTGGAAGGCTGGAGCTGCAGTTGTGCGGTGGCGGTGGGGCCTCCCGGGGGCCGGGCTAAGGGCCAGTTCTCCACTTGTTTACCCAGCAACTTAAGGGGAGGCCCTGCCTGCGGGCCACAGCCCCTGTCCCAGCAGCCGTCAGCACCTGCCAACTGCCAGGGCCTCTGGCTTGTCCTCCCTCCCGGGAGACAAAGACCAGGCAAGCAGGAACTTGCCCGTGGACCACAGCTCCTCAAGGAGCACAGCCTTTGATGTGCCACGACTCGCCCCCAGGAGACACCCACACACCTTCCCCCGGGTCCTCCGGGTCCCCCCTTCGAGCCCTTCCCGCCAGCCCCACTCCTGTCCCTGCTGGCTAAGACCAGGCTGGGTGGTGGGCAGGGTGAGGTGGGACCCTTTCCCCCCACCCAGATGCTGCGTGAGGACAGAAGATTCTCCAGGGACACCAGGCAGGCAGCCTGGAccaaggggtgggataggaagccCCCtgagaggagactgaggcaggtCTCCAGGGGCTGTGAAGGGGCAGAGCCCCAGGCAGTTGAAGGAGggagccaggcagagggaggacTGTTAGGAGACGGGCTACATCTGGACGGTGGACGTGGTGCTGCAGGAAGCCCTCAGTAAGGCCTCCAGGTTGGTCCCCTTGGTTCTGGGGCCCTGGGGCAGGGTGGGCCGGGGTGGGTGGCAGGCCCTGAAGGTGCCTTCCCATCCCCCAATCCCTGGGTGAGGCCACCCGTCCAGAGCCCAGACGGGAGAAGGAAGTGGGGCGGCTTCTGCAGCCTTGTCCCTCCAGCCGCCTCTCATGACCGCTCACCAAGAGGCAGCACGGCTTTGGGGTGGtggctcccaccccagcccctccccagcttcCAGAGACGGACGAGGTGTCCTCAGGGCCCTGCCCTCCAGAGAGGGCAGCCCTTCCAGGTGCCGGATCCAAAGGGTGGGTCTCCAGGCAAGGGGCTGAGAGGCCCCGTCCCACTCCCAAGCCACACAGGTCCTACCCCATAAGCCACGGTCACTCCTCTTCTAGAATGAGAGCTTCGTGAGCGCACGTCACACAGGCTGGCAGATTCGTCCTGTAAGGAGCAAGGTGTTCTGGGTGGACGCAGACAGTTTACTGGTTAAGCAGCCGGCAAAAGCCAGAAAAGCAAGGGTGTCAGCCCTCTGCACCCTGTCCCCGCAGGATGACCCAGGAAGACGCTGAAAGGAGCAGGGCCAGATGACAGGGGCgcgaggacatggggtgggaggggcaccCTGTTGCTGAGGAGCAACCTCTGTGCTGCAGCCGCGCCCTGGGGGCCCCGTGCACCGTCCTGTCCCTCATCAGAGCCAAGGAAGCTAGAAACTGCCTCCTGGTGGCCTCCCCACAGGCAGAAGGCAGTGAGACTGGGCCGTGGGGCCTGTCCCCCCCCGGCTTCTGCCATGGCCTGGGCACTGCAGCTTGCTCAGTGACCTGCAAAGAGCTGTCCTGCTACAGGCAGAGGCTTCTGTTGGCCTCCCTCCGCGTTGAATCCACAGGCGTCCGTCGTGCCTGGCGCACAGTGGGAGCTCAACGGAGtgcttgttgaatgagtgaatgaatgagtggaggacctgggggagagggtggggcttAGAAAGGAGATGAGTCCAATACCCTTGCTGTCTGAACTCTCTTTTTTACCCCAACTTCACTATCAGAATAAATAAACAGCTACCGTGAGATCTTCACACGCGTGCGCCAGTGCAAGCAGTTCAGTTGCACATGTGCTGGGCAGCAGGGCTTGGCGTGTGTTGCAGGGGGCCTCAGCAGCTGTCCTGGCCGGCGTGTCTCCACCCGCGTCCCTTGAACAAGCTGTGCATGTCGCTGTCATCGAGCTCCCTACGTGTCTGAAGGGTGCTGGTGAGCTTGAGAGGCCTgaaaaacattacaagaaaagttGGAAGGGATGAGGCGGACTGtagggggagggaaagagaaacattCGCATCTGGTGCCACCCGGCCTCCTTCATCCAGCTCCAAGACAACCTACTCAGTGGTTTAAGTGTCAGCTAGTTATGTCAgtggtgtttatttatttattattattatttttcaaataattttatttatttatttattttggctgcgccggttcttagttgtggcatgtgggatctttagttgaagCATgaaggcttcttagttgcagcatgtgaactcttagttgtggcatgcatgcaggagctagttccccgaccagggatcaaacccaggccccctgcattgggagcacagaggcttacccactggaccaccagggaagtccctgtaagtgGTGTTTAAAACACTGTATGTCGTGCACGGAAACCCCGGGAGGCTGTTAGGTGCTAAGAGTATTTTGGTAATATTTGGAGAAATTAGTTGGGGTTTTTGGAGGGGCTGGGAATGCTTCCCCCCCTTACTTGAAATCACAGAATACGCGCTCCCCCTGTTTTCAGGATGGATTGGATTCTGACACAAAGGATGCCTGTAATGGTAGCTGccattattgagtgcctactgtgtgctgagTCCCACATTAAGCATTTCACATACGTTATCCACGTGCCCTCTCAACAGCCCTGCAGTGTGGGCACCCAGCATCTTCTGGGGCTGTTCTGATGCTGAGAGGGGCCAGGTTTGGGGATGAGGGAACCATAGGGGGCTAGGTCAGACGTTGACCTTCCTGTGGCAGCTACGGATGGGGCAGTTGCCAGAGTTGAGACTAATGAAATGAAACCATTGTGTGCAGGGTCTGGAAGTGGGGAGAGGGCGGGACCTGGGGGGAGGACGGCCCAGTGCTGAGCTCTCAGGACAGCTGTACAGGCTCTGACCAGAGCACGCCGGGGCTGGCAGGGGAGACTGGGCAGGGCTGGAGCTGTAAGTAACCTGGCAGAGAGAGGGCCAGCCTGGCAGCGAGGACCTGAGGCTCAGGTGTGGCCCTGGAGACTGATGGTCAGGGTTGGACCTACCTGGGCCAGGGTCCTGCCCTCCAGCTGAGTCCACTATCTGGTTGCTGGGGTCTGGGTGGAGGTCTGACCTGGCAACCTAGGGTTAAAAGGTTGCTAATCTGACCTGGGTGGGGGGACAGAGGGTGGGCATCAGTCCTGCCACGTGACCACCGCTGTGAGCCCACCAGGCCCACTGCCAAGAGAGCATGagtgagcaggagagggagacagaggaggaCGAGGGAGGGGGCGCTTCAGACACGGCACCCATGCTGCCCCGAAGGCTTCCTGACCACCAGGCCTCAGACCCGATGTCCCCAGGGTGGGCGGGCCCGGCTGCCCCAGGCCGGGGGATCCTGCAGCTGCCACGTCGGGCCCTGGCTGCACTCCTGCTCCATCTGCTGCTGCCCGCAGCCgtgttcctgctgctgctgctgcccgcAGCCACCACTGTGTACCTGGGATTCCTGTGCCACTCGAGGGTGAGCTGAGCAGTCCACGGGCGCGGGGCTGAGGAACTGTCTGGGGTCCTCGGGGAGTGCAGGTCCCTGGAGGCACGTGTGCCCCTCCCTGAAGAGCTCCTTCTCCTGCCAAccccccccacgcccccccaCCCGCCACTGGCCACAGCAAAAGAAGGGCTTTTGTTTGCCACCCAAGGGGAcggctctctcccctcccctgaggCCTCTCAGCCTTGTACCAGGAGCCGCCAGGGCCTGGACAGCTGGGCagggtgggaagaggaggagggttccaagaagagaagagaaggataTTGTCAGATTTAAGCAGTCCACAGTCCCCATCCTCCAGCCTCCCCCAACACACTGAAGACCCCTCCTCCCCTGGGATAGGTTTCCCCACGTATGGAAGGGGTTATGGCTTGgtctgggatagggagggtataGGCAGATGGGCCCCTTTCTGCCCATCTGGGGAAGGGGGGGCCGGGGGAAGGGGGCCGAACGCTGGGCCGCAGTAGACAAGGTGGCGCCAGCTGGCGACACCCCAGGGTAGGGCCTCGGGGTCAGATGCCAACTTAGGAAAGGGCCATGGAAGAGCAGAGAGAGCTATCCTCAAGGGACTCCTACTCGGGCCATTTACCGCCTGGGTCCCCATCTCCCATCCTCGGCTCAGAAATGCCTGGCTCACAGCCAGCCCCAGCCCCCACGACGCCGGCTCTGCCAGACCTCAGGCCCCGCCTCCTCCtctcccggccccgccccggtCCCCCTGCTCTCAGGCCCCGCCCCAATCCCTCTACacccccccggccccgccccggaaTTGAGGCCCCGCCCTCTCCCGGTCCTTTTGTTACCAGGCCCCGCCCCGGTCCATCTGCACCGGCTTCCCCCCGTCCGACTCACACCCGAAGCGGGGCTTAGCTCCCGCCCCATCCACCTGCTGCCAGGCCCTGTCTCGGAACTGAGGCCCCACCGCCCCGCCTGACCGTCCGCCCCGCCCTCAGGTCCACCCGGCGCCCCGCCCCGCGTGCCGCGCGCTGCTGTCCGACCGCGGCTCCGCGGCGCTCATCGTGTCGGGCTTCCTCTCGCTGCCTCCGCTGCTGGTGCTCGCCTCGGCCGCCCGCGCCCGCCTGGCCCGACGCCTCCGCTCGCTGCTGCCACCCCCGACCTGGAGTCCCGGACCCCGCCGCCACCCCGACGGGGAGGAGCAGCTCTGCGCCTGGGTGTGACCCCAGAGGCCTCTCCAAATCCCGGAGGCCCCCGAACTCCCCCCGTGTCCCCCATCGGTGGCTCCAGGCTGGTGAGCTCAGAGTCTGCGTCCAGGTCCCGGCCGGGAAATCCCGTGCGCGCCGCGCGACCCCGTGCGCAGTGCTCCGAGGGGCCGCGAGGTGGCACCGGACTCCCCCGGACCAGGGCGGCCCTTCCCCACCCTCACCGGCCGCCGCAGTCCCCGCAGCCGCCGAGGGGCTGGGACGCCCCCAGAGAACAGGGAGATGGCTCTCGGAGAAGGGGCGCGTGGCCAGGCTCGGAGAGAGGCGGCCTTCCTGGCTTCTGCCATTGTGGCTGTCCTGGGCTCCTGTGCCCCGACAACGGGCAGTCCCTGCGGGCCCCCTGTCTGGTCCGGCAGCGGCCTCCAGCGAGTCCCAGAGGTGGGGAGACTTCCACGCTCCACGGTTCCAGAACTTCAGTGGCCAGAGCACTAGGGCGTGCAGGGCTCAGCCCGAGACCCGGGTCAGCGTTTAGAGTGAGGGCTCTGTCTGTTCTCTCTGGATAATTTTAAGATCTTTTCCGTCTTTTGCTTTCTGTGCTTTTAAGCATGTTTCTGGTTGTGGCTATGTTCTTATTTATCCCCTTGGTACACACGGTGTGTCCCGTTTCTACAGATTCACATCTTTCATCAGTTCTGGAGAATtctcaaccattatttcttcaattctGCCTCATTCATTCTACATATTCTTTCTTGGGAAACACCTGTTACGTGAATGCTTCCCATTGTGCTTTTACCATCATGTCAGTTCAGCTCTCTTCTGTGTTTTCCATCTCCTTGTCTCCCAGTGCTGCGTTCTGGGCAATTTCCTCATCTCCCTCTTTGAGTTCACTAAGCACTGGCTGAGTCTAATCTGCTGATTATCACATCCATTTAACTTAAATTATTGTGTCGCCCTATCTAAAAGTTATCCTACTCACTTCTTATTCAAATCTGATGATTTTGATGATCTCTTGGTGCATGCTCGTGATTTGGATTCCAGCTTTGACTTCTGGAACATTTCACAcatagttgtttttatttttttcttttaattatttattttttggcagtgCCCTGCAGCATGCGacatcttagctccccaaccagggatcaaaccctcaccccctgcattgggagcatggagtcttaaccgctggaccaccagggaagccccacacataGTTATTTTACAGACTGTACCTAACAACTGCACTCCCTTTGCCTTTGGGGGTCTAAATCTGTTATTTGTTGCTTCTGCTGACTCAGTAACAGCATATCGTTTCTTTGAACGTTTGTACTTGTTAAGCATCAGCCCACACCTGTGAACGTTCTGAGGCCACGTCCCTCCACAGAGGATGCCCTTGTGAGGCGTGACCAACCTGGGCCCCCGTTAGGGTCCTGGTTAGTACCCCACTGTGCAGGGCACCCACACTGTGGCCCTGATGCAGTGTGGCTCTCCATCCCTGTGTTCAGGGAATTCTCTGCTTTCCCATTTGTTTCCGTTCATCATCCTGGGTTTCTGTTCACTAGGCTTCTATCTGTTTATTTATGCACTTCTTTCTAGCGTTtcctggaggggagggggcttggaAGATATCTACTGCCTTGTAAGCCCAGCAGTgtattaaaaatgtgtttgttgTAATTCGTCCAGAATCTAGTAATAGCTGGAAGGCCTTGGAAAGGATCTAGCACACCATGTGGCCAGCAGGGCTCCACCTGTGACCAGGAGGTCAGGGCCCAGATGTGCCCAAGGATCAGCACTCAGGGCTCACTCGTGGCTTGAACAGGGCCCGAAGCGGGGCTGGCTCGGGTCCAGCAGGAGTCCTTGGGGTTTTCCAATTGTCTGTGGCCGGTCAGACGGGAGCCTGGCGGGCTGCCCCGTGCCCGAGGAGAGCTTCCCTGGTCCGAGGccgccttccttcccctcccgccTAGGGTTGGGCAGGCTCTGGCCAGGCGTCAGAGGACTCTCCTGAGGCTCCGCCTGGCCCTGGAGTCATCAAAACAACAGCTGGGcctggtgggggcggggaggccaCCATGGGGAGCTCAGCTGCTGAGGCCACTGGTTCCTAAGGTGTGTCCCGGCTTCCCAGGCCTGCCCAAGCCCCGCGTGGCCTCCAGCTGGCCCCGGGGACAGCCTGCCTCAGCTCCAGCTCTGCCCACCCACTCACAAAAGGAATACTTGTGGGGGGCTGTGGAAGGCTGACAGAGGAGCCTAGGGGTCTGCTTTAGGGGGCCAGCCATCAGGGAGGACGGGAAAGTGGAGGGTAGAGGCCCTGAGCTACTGGGTGGGTCAGAGGAGACCTCCACTTTGGGCAAAAAATTCTCTTTCTGCAAGTCCCCAGGCCCCTGCCCCGAAAGAGCGTGCCTGGCCATGGGGTGCACGTGCACGcgcgtgcctgtgtgtgtgtgcgcgtgtgtgcatCGTGTGTGGGTGTACATGTGTGTGCCTGTGAGGGCGTGCCTGCATCCCCTCTGTCTGCTGGTCCTCACACCCCTGGGGGGGCACTGTCCAGACCCCACAGTTGTAGAGTCTGGGCTTCGCAAGGTTCCCTGATCTGCCCAAGGCCACTTATTGATTCACAAAGCATTTCCTAGCAGCCCAGGTGTCTGCAGGCACACTCTTGAGTGGTGAGCAGCTAGGCAGGGCTAGGAGAGCTGGCCCATTCTGTCCCCATGGTCTGTACCCCAGGTGtgagcccagccccacccaggcaTGTGGGCCAGGCAAGGGGTGCTGGGCAGAAACTGAGCTGTGCTGGGTGGGCTGGGGAGGAACAGGCAGAGCCAGCCCTGTGCTGACTCTGGGGACTGagatccctccccctgccccgtggtcccacccccacccctggggaCTCCCCCCAACCAAGGTGCTGACACAGTTCTGTCCCTCCCTGCTCTCTCTTTCCCCATGTACGCCTGCCTGGACCCTGCTTGGGGCTAGGACAGGGTATGAGGGTCACCTCCCTGTTACAGAAGGTTCCAGCACAGGGAACCCACACTAGGGAGGGGTCCCACCTCGGGAAGGGCACCACTGTTCAGTTCCCTGCACAGGCTGAAAACCAGGAGTAcctggctgcctgcctgcctttctgCCTCCCAGCTGTGCCCTTGGGCCTCTACTTCTTCGAGGCCTGGCATCAGTCCCCATCCTGCCCCTGGGCCCTCGCCTACCCCCATGAAGCCTGCCCCTGCCCTTTATGCCTCCCAGGCATCCTTGCTGCCCTCACATACACTGGCaggcccccaccccagggctctgGTACTTCCTCTAGCTCCTGCCCCCCTGGTCTGACATGACCCCACCCTCCAAGGGGAAAATGAGTAGACATGCATCTTTGCAAACTTGCCGCTGCCCATCCCCCTTCTAgcctggcagggctgggaggacAAGGGCTCTGCCCAGTGCCTGCACGTCCCCAGTGCAGAGTCTGTCGTGTGGCTGGGCCCAGCACAGAGATGACTGATGAATGCAGATGGGGTGGCACCCACCCCGTACCCAGGCTGCCCACCCCATCAGCTGTCTTCCCTGCCACCCTGGGTGTTGTTGGCTGAAGGACTGGGCAGGGGTCGTCTCTGGGGCCACGAGGGGCAGGCCTGGGCCCCTAGGGAGTGAGACGATGCGACCACCAGACCCCCAGGACTGGCCCCTCAGGCTCTGGCACGTCCCTGACCACAAACAGGCAAGTCGAGCCTAGAAGAATGTGTGGGTGGGTATCGGCAGGGGCCTCTGGGCCCTGCCGCTCTTGGCCACcccttccctctgcttctgtGACTGTTGCGTGCAGTCAGGGGGCCTCAGGCTCACCCACGCTACCCTCCAGGCCCACAGCAGCCGACCCCCACTTCTGGTTTCTATGTTCCCAGCTGTGTGTGTGGGTGCCTGTGTAAAATACAACTGACATGAAAACCAGCGTCACAGGCATCCctgcggggcggggtggggccaGGCCACTCTGCCCTTGGGCTCTCAGCTGGGGTCAGGGGTGGGGTCAGAGGCCCCGGGAGCTGCCCTTTTCCCGGGGGTCAACATGACCACAGTGAGCTGGGGACAAAAGGCCCTTCTTCTCTGCAGAGGCCTGGACGGTGCGGAGGAGGGCGCGTTCCTGCGGACCGGCGGGGAGCAGGGGCGGTGGCTTGGAGAGCAACGTTGTCCCTGGGTTTTGTGGAGCCCCGTCCACCTGCCTGTGAACCGACAGGCAGGGTGTGCCAGCTCTGGGAAGTGATGCTTGGGGACTCCCGGACGGGTCCAAGGCCACAGGCTGCTCCCTCCTCCTGGTCCCCAGAACACAGGACCAGGCAGGGGCtggccctgggggagggagggggctgaggcCAGGGCCGGATGTGTCCTGGACGCCTCGTCCTTCTCTGCCCCCCCTGCCCCCGGGCCTGTCTTCCTTCAGAAAGAATGTTTCCCGGCCATTATATTTGTGCTTCCTCTGGCGTCTGTCTCAAGCCCAGCCCTGGCCCTGACCACTACACCCCTGGCTGACCCCTGTGTTCTCTGGGGACCCTCCGTCTGCCCATGTCTCACCTCGGCGGGGGGGGTGAGGAGACTCACCATGATGCTGGCAGCAGGGCAAGGTGTGGCCGGCTGAGCCACAGGGCAGATCAGGGGACTGAGTGGGGCAGAGCtgaccctggggggggggggtggtctcgGTTTGCGGGGGTCAGGCCAGAGCTCAGCGTGAGCATCTGGAGGGACTCTCGGCCAAGGCAGGTGACCGAGCTCAGCCAAGGCTAGGGAGAGGCCCTGGCTGACCGCTCCCAAGGCCAGGTCCCCGTCCCTTCTCCCTCTGATGGAGAGGCTGGAGGCCTGCTTCCTCGAGGGCTTGAGTCATGGCCAAGAAGAGTGGCTCAGTTTTTCCAGAAGGGATGGAAACTTCCCCGTCAGCCCAGCAGCATAGCCGAGGTGTGACAGTGGGCCCACCGCTGGGCAGGAGTGGGGACCCACAGGGCAGATCCAGTGTGGCCCGCTCCCTGCTGGTGGGTGCCCAGTGAGATGGGGCAGGAGCCAAGCCGTGTAGGCCATCTGTACCTGGGTCAGCTCCCCGCGGGGCCCCCGGGTCTCCTCCAGCTGCCTCCGCTCACAGCCCCATCTCCGCAGCAGCCCTGCTCAGCCTCGGGTGCTGGAGGGCTGGGGGCCAGGCACGGTCCCTCTGGGCGGTACACCCTGAACTGTGGGGGTTCGAGCCCATTGCCGCCCCCTGGGGCCCAGGCGGAAGCACCAGGCAGTTTCTGGTCCCAGCCGAGGCCTGAGGTCTGTGGAGCTGAGCCAGCCCCACCACTGCCAAGATTcccggcgggggtggggtgggggggggacggCGGGGACAGAGTTCTTGCTTGTTCCTGCCCCAGCTCCTCAGGCTTAGCTGAGCTGCTTCCTTTTTTAGGCAAAGTCAGAGCTCCAGTCTGTCTCCCAGCCTGGCGTCTCACCtgccagagggaggaaggaaaaccaTTGAGTCCCATCCGTCCTCCCTGCTGGGCATTCTCCTggggaggggggaaagggaggggacatCCTGGCAGAGATGGCCCTGCCGCCTCCCCGTGGGGGACCTGTGCCCCCACCCAGCTGCACAGAGAGGAGTGGCTGGGAGAGGGCGGCGGTGACCCCACAGAAAGGCATCTTaggagggaggggggcagggctCTTCTGGACCTCACTCCTGCCCACGGGACACTGCCCCATCTCCCCTAAGGGCAAGGAATCTGCCCTGGGGGCACTGAGTGTCCCTCAGGATGTCCCCTGCAGCCAACCACCTCTGCTCTGGTCTAGCCAAGATCCCAGATGCAAGGCTCCTGGTCACAGTGGAGGGTTTCCCCAGTGGGCTGCTTGGGGGGTTCTGTCCTCAGTCCTGAGCCCCTCATTGGGCAGGGCCTATGGGGACAGCTATATGCCCAGCATGATCACACTGGACAGGCCTGAACCAGCCTTCCTCAGCTCCTATGCCTCTTCCTCTAAGAAGCCAGGTGAGGTGTCCCCCGGGAAGCTCCCCCTTAAAGGTCTCAGGCTTCTTTCCCCTCCCGACGCCCTGTCTCCTTTCTAAGTTCCACCCTTCTGATCTCTGTTGGTCATTCCTTGGAGGAACATGTCAGAGCTCCCAtacacctgcccctccccaggctcTGTGGCCAGAGCCTGGGACTTGGTGGGGGGgacgttgtttttggtgtcaccTACACACTCTCATACCCCCTGGGGCTCTCTTGGGCTTGGCTTCAGGGACTCCCAACACTGCGGAGCCAAGGGCAGCGGGCCTAGGGCTGACCCAGCTTGGTGGCTCCCTGCTCAGCtcctggctgggggctgggggcagcggGTAGGGGACAGGGCTGACTCCAAGGCCTTACAGCCGGAAAGGGAGACCgcagtgtctgtgtgtgcatgccaCCCGCGTGTGTCTCGGCGGCATCTCACTGAGTGCCGCGTGTCGCCGCACGTTTGGGCCCTTTGTGCGCGCGCCTCCCCGGAGCCGGTGCTTCTTCGCAAGCGGGGCAGCGCGCGCGCGACAGGGCGGGACCTCGGGGCGCGGCCGCGGTGGGCGGGGGCTCCCGGGGGCGGGGCCCGGGTCTGGCCCGCTCGGCCGCGCGCCCCGCAGCTCAGGAGCGAGCGAGCCACGAGCGGAGGCAGAGCGTGACCGTCCCGTCGCGCGCGATGCTGCCCTGGACGGTGCTCGGCCTGGCCCTGAGCCTGCGGCTGGCGCGGAGCGGCGCGGAGCGTGGTGAGTGCGGCGGGCGGCCGGGCAGGACTCAGGTCCcggcgccccgccccccccccccaccatgtccGCACCGAGCCACGCTCTCCTTCCGCGGCTGTGGGGCGGGGGCAGCTGGCAGGGGACCACACCCACCTGCGGCGCGGGCCCCGCCGGCAACTCCGCGGGATCTTGGGGCCTGGACGGGGAGGGGATGGGGCCTGTCGGGGAGGCTtgtccctgcctcagtttccctttcctTGGAGTGACCGTTAATAGAGGGATGGTGAGAGGGTTGGCGTCGCCCCACTGggttgggggaaactgaggccgcaAGGCCGGGACCAGAACCGAGACACCCCAGGCCCCTGTCTGCTCATGACAGTGGCGAAGGGCCCCATCTGCCCCCCGGGGTgccgggaggaagggggaggcccCGGAGGGGCTGATAGGGCCCTCGGGCTGCTGCAGCAGGTAACCTGCTTCCTGGGTCCAGGTGGAGCAGAGGAtgggggccaggggaggggtGACATCATCTGTAAGTGGGGTCAGGACTCCAACCGGGACTCCGGTCTTTGGGAGGGGCTGCAGTCAGCGCTCTGTCCCCCCCATGCCTCCACCTCTGTCCCCACTCTCCCCAGCTGCCTTTGTGCCCCCACCGCACGCCCCACCGGTTGCTTTACCTGGAGGCTGAGCGATGTAGGCTTCTTCTTGAAAGCCAAGCCCTGGTGGCCCAGACCCATCCACCCACCACTCCTGGGGGCTGGGCCGGGTCCAGCCTTCACACAGAGTCTGCTGAAGACAGGGAGGGTGTGGGGGCTTGGAGGGGTCAGCTCTCCTTTGCAGATGAGACATGAGCCCAGGGGGTGCCCCAGGCATGTGGCCAGGGTGCAGAGTTGGAACTGCTGAGAGTGTGAACCTCCTGTTGGCTTAGG encodes:
- the TMEM88B gene encoding transmembrane protein 88B, which translates into the protein MSEQERETEEDEGGGASDTAPMLPRRLPDHQASDPMSPGWAGPAAPGRGILQLPRRALAALLLHLLLPAAVFLLLLLPAATTVYLGFLCHSRVHPAPRPACRALLSDRGSAALIVSGFLSLPPLLVLASAARARLARRLRSLLPPPTWSPGPRRHPDGEEQLCAWV
- the ANKRD65 gene encoding ankyrin repeat domain-containing protein 65 isoform X1: MTATCTACSRDAGGDTPARTAAEAPCNTRQALLPSTCATELLALAHACEDLTDESASLCDVRSRSSHSRRGVTVAYGMDSRVSEPRKQDLTEAGAEQELRWLELGSEEAPGAGTEGPSAPQAWGRLLQAVWKGHVGLVTQLLRQGASVEERDRAGRTPLHLAVLRGHVPLVRLLLQRGGRAVAADRAGRTPLHEAAWHGPSRAAELLLRRGASANACCEAGLTPLHWAAALGRTLLARRLLDAPGPGPAAADARGWTAAHWAAAGGRLPVLELLAAGGGAGLDGALLVAAAAGQSAALRLLLTHGARVDTRDGAGATALGVAADLGRRQDMEMLLEHGADPSLKDRHGRSALHRAAAGGHLLAVQLLAAWGAEVDARDTLGLTPLHHAARGGHMEVAGHLLARGAKVNAAGWLHVTPLHLAVERGHGSTAELLLSRGASPTQGMQWGEVAQDLGPAVCGEQEES
- the ANKRD65 gene encoding ankyrin repeat domain-containing protein 65 isoform X3, whose amino-acid sequence is MTATCTACSRDAGGDTPARTAAEAPCNTRQALLPSTCATELLALAHACEDLTDESASLCDVRSRSSHSRRGVTVAYGMDSRVSEPRKQDLTEAGAEQELRWLELGSEEAPGAGTEGPSAPQAWGRLLQAVWKGHVGLVTQLLRQGASVEERTWRCCLSTGPTQASRTGTAALHSTGLLLVDICSPSNCWLPGEQRWTLGTHWASPPCTTLPGEATWRSPATSWPGVRRSTLLAGST